Proteins from a single region of Tamandua tetradactyla isolate mTamTet1 chromosome 12, mTamTet1.pri, whole genome shotgun sequence:
- the PLEK2 gene encoding pleckstrin-2: MEDGGGGVLREGFLVKRGHIVHNWKVRWFVLRQNTLLYYKLEGGRKLTPPRGRILLDGCTITCPCLEYENRPLVIKLRTRTSTEYFLEACSREERDAWAFEITGAIHAGQPGKVQQLHIMRNSFKLPPHISLHNIVDKMHDNSSGIRPSPNMEQGSTYKKTFIGSSLVDWLISNGFAASRLEAVTLASMLMEENFLKPVGARSMGAVRSGDLVEQFLDDSTALYTFAESYKKKISSKEEISLSTMELSGTVVKQGYLAKQGHKRKNWKVRRFVLRKDPAFLHYYDPSKEENRPVGGFSLRGSLVSALEDNGVPTGVKGNVQGNLFKVITKDDTHYYIQASSKAERVEWIEAIKQLT, translated from the exons ATGGAGGACGGCGGCGGCGGCGTgctcagggaaggcttccttgTCAAGAGG GGTCACATCGTCCACAACTGGAAGGTGCGATGGTTCGTCCTTCGGCAGAACACGCTGCTGTACTACAAGCTTGAGGGGGGCCGGAAACTGACCCCCCCCAGGGGCCGTATCCTCCTCGATGGTTGTACTATCACCTGCCCCTGCCTGGAGTATGAAAACCGGCCG CTCGTCATTAAGCTGAGGACTCGAACATCCACGGAGTACTTCCTGGAGGCGTGTTCACGAGAGGAGAGGGATGCGTGGGCCTTTGAGATAACAGGGGCTATTCACGCGGGGCAGCCGGGGAAAGTCCAGCAACTCCACATAATGAGAAACTCCTTCAAGCTGCCCCCTCACATCAGCTTGCA CAACATCGTGGACAAGATGCATGACAACAGCAGCGGAATCCGGCCAAGCCCCAACATGGAGCAGGGAAGCACCTACAAAAAGACCTTCATAG GCTCCTCCCTGGTAGACTGGCTCATCTCCAATGGCTTCGCGGCCAGCCGTCTGGAGGCAGTGACCCTGGCCTCCATGCTCATGGAGGAGAACTTCCTCAAGCCTGTCGGTGCCCGAAGCATGGGAGCCGTTCGCTCTGGGGATCTGGTCGAGCAGTTCCTGGATGACTCCACGGCCCTGTACACTTTT GCTGAGAGCTACAAGAAGAAGATAAGCTCCAAGGAAGAAATCAGTCTCAGCACCATGGAGTTAAGTGGCACAGTGGTGAAACAAGGCTATCTGGCCAAGCAG GGGCACAAGAGAAAAAACTGGAAGGTGCGGCGCTTTGTTCTGAGGAAGGACCCAGCTTTCCTGCATTACTACGACCCTTCCAAA GAAGAGAACAGGCCAGTGGGTGGGTTTTCCCTTCGTGGTTCACTGGTGTCTGCTCTGGAGGATAATGGCGTTCCCACTG GGGTTAAAGGGAACGTCCAGGGAAATCTGTTCAAAGTGATTACTAAGGATGACACACATTATTACATCCAGGCCAGCAGCAAGGCTGAGCGAGTTGAGTGGATTGAAGCTATCAAACAGCTAACATGA